In Paraflavitalea devenefica, a single window of DNA contains:
- a CDS encoding sugar MFS transporter, whose protein sequence is MSQQTKWSQFGVLIIVFFFWGFVAASNSIFIPFCKKFFNLDQIQSQLVGSAFYGAYFYGSLILYLASAIGGTDLLNKIGYKKGIIYGLLISVVGALALAFISGSGNATFGLVLLSFFIIALGFSLQQTSAQPFAIALGSPETGAHRLNMGGSVNSFGTLLGPLVVSVVLFGSVAAKKEASITNIQTLYFFLSGLFLLAAAIFAFAKLPKTTSDEKLEKSPKALYALLIIGLIFLPVLFADFVKEQTGISKTAIVIGSLLIILGILFTSMFLASRNPEGWGAMQYPQLVLGMVAIFVYVGVEVTIDNNFAALLKLPAFGGYDESEIAHLVSLYWGSLMIGRWTGAVSVFNLPKNTKRVLGLVVPVVAFGLILFVNYLKGDNVVNEFLPYLIPIIIAALAFLFAEEKPVKLLLTVSVLAAVAILISLVTTGMISNFAIISCGLCCSVMWPCIFALAVTGLGKYTSQGSAFLIMMILGGAIIPPAQGAIIDLDQARLAGGGEGPNFTHLSYILPLICFAYLAWHALKTKGVLKKQGLDIDAQVAGSH, encoded by the coding sequence ATGAGTCAACAAACCAAATGGTCCCAGTTCGGAGTACTAATCATTGTGTTCTTCTTCTGGGGCTTTGTAGCGGCTTCCAACAGTATTTTCATTCCATTTTGTAAGAAGTTCTTTAACCTGGATCAGATACAATCCCAACTGGTAGGTTCTGCCTTCTATGGCGCCTACTTCTACGGATCGCTCATCCTGTACCTGGCATCTGCCATCGGCGGCACTGACCTGCTGAATAAGATCGGATATAAAAAAGGCATCATTTATGGTTTGCTGATCTCGGTAGTTGGTGCGCTGGCGCTGGCCTTCATCAGCGGCTCGGGCAATGCCACCTTTGGTCTCGTATTGTTGTCCTTTTTCATCATTGCACTTGGCTTTTCCCTGCAGCAAACTTCTGCACAACCCTTTGCGATTGCCCTGGGCAGTCCGGAAACGGGCGCCCACCGGCTCAATATGGGCGGCAGTGTTAACTCCTTCGGTACCCTGCTGGGCCCTCTGGTGGTGAGCGTGGTATTGTTTGGCAGCGTTGCAGCGAAGAAAGAAGCGTCGATCACCAATATCCAAACCCTGTATTTCTTCCTCTCCGGTCTGTTCCTGCTGGCAGCCGCCATCTTTGCTTTTGCTAAACTACCCAAGACTACCTCCGATGAGAAGCTGGAAAAAAGTCCGAAGGCTTTATATGCCTTATTGATCATCGGTCTCATCTTCCTGCCGGTACTGTTTGCGGATTTCGTGAAAGAGCAAACCGGTATTAGCAAGACAGCCATCGTGATCGGTTCACTGCTGATCATCCTCGGCATCCTCTTCACCTCCATGTTCCTGGCTTCCAGAAATCCTGAAGGCTGGGGTGCCATGCAGTACCCTCAGTTGGTACTGGGTATGGTGGCCATCTTTGTTTATGTAGGTGTGGAAGTAACCATCGACAACAACTTTGCGGCGCTGTTGAAATTGCCTGCATTTGGTGGTTATGATGAGTCGGAGATCGCGCACCTGGTATCCCTGTACTGGGGTAGCCTGATGATCGGCCGCTGGACAGGCGCCGTCAGTGTATTCAACCTGCCAAAGAACACCAAACGCGTTCTTGGATTGGTAGTTCCTGTAGTAGCTTTCGGTTTGATCCTGTTTGTGAATTACCTGAAAGGAGATAACGTAGTGAATGAGTTCCTCCCCTACCTCATTCCTATCATCATAGCCGCATTGGCCTTTCTCTTTGCAGAGGAAAAGCCGGTAAAACTGTTGCTGACCGTTTCGGTACTAGCTGCTGTTGCGATCCTGATCTCGCTGGTAACCACGGGTATGATCTCCAACTTCGCGATCATCAGCTGCGGTCTTTGCTGCTCTGTAATGTGGCCCTGTATCTTCGCGCTGGCAGTTACCGGTCTGGGTAAATACACCAGTCAGGGTTCTGCTTTCCTGATCATGATGATCCTGGGTGGAGCGATCATTCCGCCGGCACAAGGTGCGATCATCGACCTCGATCAGGCAAGACTTGCAGGCGGGGGCGAAGGACCCAATTTTACACACCTGTCTTATATCCTTCCGCTGATATGTTTTGCATACCTCGCCTGGCACGCACTCAAGACCAAGGGTGTGTTGAAAAAACAAGGCCTGGATATCGATGCGCAGGTAGCTGGAAGTCACTAA
- a CDS encoding ROK family protein encodes MAISQRQELAIGIDIGGTNTVFGIVDHRGDISYRGAISTRKHNNVTDYINELYEALLPAIDEVGGINAIKGIGIGAPNGNYYNGTIEYAPNLPWKGVIPLVQLMTGKFMVPCSLTNDANAAAVGEMMYGVARGMKDFIMITLGTGVGSGIVANGQLIYGHDGFAGELGHTTIIPDGRKHKGTGLHGSLEAYASATGVALTAIEFLERDNHRDSLLRNYAKEEIDSRIVYDCAIQGDKLAQEVYEFTGKVLGLALANFVMFSSPEAIILFGGMTKAGDLILKPTREHMEKNMLPIFQNKIKLLFSELKEADAAILGASALVWEMKG; translated from the coding sequence ATGGCAATCAGTCAGCGGCAAGAGCTTGCAATAGGTATTGATATAGGCGGCACCAACACCGTATTCGGCATCGTAGATCATCGGGGCGATATTTCCTACCGGGGTGCTATTTCAACGAGGAAGCACAACAATGTTACCGATTACATTAACGAATTATACGAGGCCCTGTTACCGGCTATTGATGAAGTAGGCGGCATCAACGCCATCAAAGGCATTGGCATTGGCGCTCCCAATGGCAATTATTATAATGGTACCATCGAATATGCGCCCAACCTTCCCTGGAAAGGCGTTATTCCCCTGGTGCAGTTGATGACCGGTAAGTTCATGGTGCCCTGCTCCCTCACCAACGACGCCAATGCAGCAGCGGTAGGCGAAATGATGTATGGTGTGGCACGCGGCATGAAGGACTTCATCATGATCACACTCGGTACGGGTGTGGGCAGTGGCATCGTGGCCAATGGCCAACTGATCTATGGCCATGACGGGTTTGCCGGCGAATTGGGCCATACCACCATTATTCCTGATGGCCGTAAACACAAAGGCACCGGCCTGCATGGTTCATTGGAAGCGTACGCTTCCGCCACCGGCGTAGCTTTAACCGCTATTGAATTCCTGGAAAGGGATAATCACCGCGACAGCCTGCTGCGCAATTATGCCAAAGAAGAGATAGACAGCCGCATTGTTTATGATTGTGCTATACAAGGCGATAAACTGGCGCAGGAAGTATACGAGTTTACCGGTAAGGTACTGGGACTGGCATTGGCCAATTTTGTGATGTTCTCTTCACCGGAAGCGATCATCCTTTTTGGCGGCATGACCAAGGCCGGCGACCTGATCCTGAAGCCAACACGCGAGCATATGGAAAAGAATATGCTGCCTATTTTCCAGAATAAGATCAAACTGCTGTTCTCCGAACTGAAAGAAGCTGATGCAGCTATATTAGGCGCCAGTGCGCTCGTATGGGAAATGAAGGGATAA
- a CDS encoding C1 family peptidase, which translates to MLLCASVFTACQKEANVEGSKESGAKNSDAEIRVSGLVEEDPSLLANIPLLVSSQTNIVATLGSRGGKPKDTDGDGISDANDACPTQPETVNGYQDADGCPDTAPPPTSTDSDGDGIADASDSCPAQAETFNGYQDADGCPDTVPDTDGDGIVDTKDSCPTQPETVNGYQDDDGCPDTAPIVLPPTTLPSSAFITMPPVGLQGGEYSCVAWAVAQTRSAEKYYKTNAASYNAAVNIFSPEYIYNQAKFGTDCSSGTGISTCLNILKNQGVCTWQSMPYTSLSCSLLPTSSQIAEAANYKIGSYAVVYQNDLVALKTLLAQNHPLIVGSSIDDNFRYATAGFIWKSFNSAYGTNHSYVLCGYDDNKHAFKAQNSWGTSWGDAGYIWIDYDFFATLPGSVYTIQSAL; encoded by the coding sequence ATGCTCTTATGTGCTTCCGTATTCACAGCCTGTCAGAAAGAGGCGAATGTGGAAGGATCGAAAGAATCAGGTGCGAAGAATAGCGATGCGGAGATCAGAGTCTCCGGGCTTGTTGAAGAAGACCCGTCCTTACTGGCAAATATTCCTTTGCTTGTTTCCTCTCAAACAAATATTGTGGCGACCCTTGGTTCAAGGGGTGGAAAGCCCAAAGACACAGATGGCGATGGCATTTCCGATGCCAATGATGCATGCCCAACACAACCGGAAACCGTTAATGGTTACCAGGATGCAGACGGATGTCCGGATACGGCCCCTCCCCCCACATCTACAGATTCAGATGGTGACGGTATTGCTGATGCATCCGATAGTTGTCCTGCTCAGGCGGAAACTTTTAATGGCTACCAGGATGCAGACGGATGCCCGGATACTGTGCCAGATACCGATGGTGACGGCATTGTTGATACCAAAGATAGCTGCCCTACCCAGCCTGAAACAGTAAATGGTTACCAGGATGATGATGGTTGTCCGGATACAGCGCCCATAGTACTTCCTCCAACTACTTTACCCTCCAGTGCTTTCATAACGATGCCCCCGGTCGGCCTTCAGGGAGGAGAGTATTCCTGTGTTGCATGGGCTGTGGCGCAGACAAGATCTGCGGAAAAATATTATAAGACCAATGCTGCCAGCTATAATGCAGCCGTCAATATTTTCAGCCCGGAATATATTTATAACCAGGCTAAATTCGGGACAGACTGTTCATCAGGCACAGGGATCTCAACCTGTTTAAACATCCTTAAAAACCAGGGAGTTTGTACCTGGCAAAGTATGCCCTATACCAGCTTAAGTTGTTCTTTATTGCCCACCAGCAGCCAGATCGCAGAAGCAGCCAACTATAAAATTGGTTCTTATGCAGTAGTGTATCAGAATGACCTGGTTGCACTTAAAACATTGCTGGCGCAGAACCACCCATTGATCGTTGGCAGCAGCATTGATGACAATTTCAGGTATGCCACAGCCGGATTTATCTGGAAAAGCTTTAACAGCGCATACGGCACCAACCATTCTTATGTGCTTTGCGGGTATGATGACAACAAACATGCGTTCAAGGCGCAGAACTCCTGGGGCACCTCCTGGGGTGATGCAGGCTACATCTGGATTGATTATGATTTCTTTGCTACTTTGCCGGGAAGCGTTTATACGATCCAAAGTGCATTATAA
- a CDS encoding TonB-dependent receptor — protein MKCIPSVLLCCLLFYCSTVTAQVIKADTTSRIRTMANADTLSDVIVSASRRPENIRNIAASVTVIPRHKLETEMAINPDLTAILANQVPGYAPTAQSGSNVGQNLRGRPMLVMVDGVSQSSPLRNAEVDLRSIDPAVLQQIEVVKGATAIYGNGAAGGLVNYVTMVPDTTTAFGGKTDVQLNGSLVKVKNSVGGRINQLFYGKVGKFDYVVSGTAEQTGEYKDAKGDLVGPNYSLGETDTYNAFAKLGFEPGRNQRLQLVYNYYSSLQHSNYTLVNGNLATGQKATGVLGKPLGEPTGAQYNHNLHLSYRVDNLFLHTSLIADVYYEKREDVFYVSLGRFDGGDGQSLANNDKKGARLFLQTPVINSPSLKANLAYGVDYLRDKTSQPLVDGRVWVPTMDMTNLAPFAQADLTIVQNLVFKTGFRFEDVRIDVDDYQTLRITNASGATVTPSFMVKGGTLKYNTGLFNAGLKYNRFELFSPFISFSQGFSVMDIGLALRDAKVNSIDKINTDAVKVNNFEIGFDSRYKGLQFTAAAYRSTSKLGIEVIYDPATGLFNTARSPELVYGFELAAAYRFNRTLTVGGSYSYTEGKRDINNNGKYNDDVDLYMNGRRIAAPKATGNVTWTPLQALDLMLNYTGIMNRERFAKNSTTGIYNGNEGAVKAYNLFNFAASYKVNKNTRLSVGIENLFNEDYFPARAKWFMQPGFYSKGRGTAFAVGVSVRY, from the coding sequence ATGAAGTGTATCCCCTCTGTACTCCTATGTTGTTTATTATTTTATTGCTCTACTGTTACTGCTCAGGTCATTAAAGCCGACACTACCTCCCGCATCCGGACGATGGCGAACGCTGATACCCTGTCCGATGTAATAGTATCTGCCTCTCGCCGGCCAGAGAATATCCGCAATATTGCCGCTTCTGTTACCGTCATCCCGCGTCATAAGCTGGAAACAGAAATGGCCATCAATCCCGATCTTACCGCCATCCTGGCCAACCAGGTGCCTGGTTACGCACCCACCGCTCAATCGGGCAGCAATGTGGGTCAGAACCTCCGTGGCCGCCCCATGCTGGTAATGGTAGATGGTGTAAGCCAGTCATCCCCCTTGCGCAATGCGGAAGTTGACCTGCGTTCCATCGATCCTGCTGTATTGCAACAAATAGAAGTAGTAAAAGGCGCTACGGCCATTTATGGCAATGGCGCTGCCGGCGGCCTGGTCAACTACGTGACGATGGTGCCCGATACTACTACGGCCTTCGGTGGTAAAACAGATGTACAGCTCAATGGCTCACTGGTAAAGGTGAAGAACTCGGTAGGCGGGCGTATCAACCAGTTGTTTTATGGCAAAGTGGGCAAATTCGATTACGTGGTGAGTGGTACGGCTGAGCAAACCGGTGAGTACAAAGACGCCAAAGGCGACCTGGTAGGCCCCAATTACAGCCTCGGGGAAACGGATACTTACAATGCTTTTGCCAAACTGGGATTTGAGCCAGGCAGGAACCAGCGCCTGCAATTAGTATATAACTACTATAGCAGCCTGCAACACAGCAATTATACGCTGGTGAACGGCAACCTCGCTACCGGACAAAAAGCAACGGGCGTTTTAGGCAAGCCATTGGGCGAACCTACCGGCGCCCAATATAACCATAACCTGCACCTATCGTACAGGGTCGACAACCTGTTCCTGCATACCAGCCTTATCGCCGATGTGTATTATGAAAAGCGCGAAGATGTATTTTATGTTTCACTTGGCCGTTTTGATGGAGGCGATGGCCAGTCGCTGGCCAACAATGACAAGAAAGGCGCCCGGTTATTCCTGCAAACCCCTGTCATCAATAGCCCCTCCCTGAAAGCCAACCTGGCTTATGGCGTGGATTACCTGCGCGATAAAACTTCCCAGCCCCTGGTAGATGGCAGGGTATGGGTACCTACCATGGATATGACCAACCTGGCGCCCTTCGCGCAGGCCGACCTCACCATTGTACAGAACCTGGTGTTTAAAACAGGGTTCCGCTTTGAAGATGTACGCATTGATGTGGACGATTACCAAACACTCCGCATCACCAATGCCAGTGGCGCTACTGTAACACCTTCCTTCATGGTAAAAGGCGGTACATTAAAATACAATACGGGGCTTTTCAATGCAGGATTGAAGTACAACCGCTTCGAACTGTTCAGCCCCTTTATCAGCTTTTCACAAGGGTTTTCTGTTATGGATATCGGGTTGGCGTTACGGGATGCCAAAGTGAACAGCATTGATAAGATCAATACCGATGCGGTAAAAGTGAACAACTTTGAGATCGGGTTCGACAGCCGTTACAAGGGCCTTCAGTTCACGGCGGCTGCTTACCGCAGTACTTCCAAACTGGGCATTGAAGTAATATATGATCCTGCTACTGGCTTGTTCAATACCGCCCGCAGCCCGGAATTGGTGTATGGCTTTGAACTGGCCGCTGCTTATCGCTTCAACCGTACCCTGACAGTGGGCGGTTCCTATAGCTATACAGAAGGAAAAAGGGATATTAATAACAACGGTAAATACAATGATGACGTGGACCTGTACATGAACGGACGCCGGATTGCAGCGCCGAAAGCGACTGGCAATGTCACCTGGACACCCCTGCAGGCGTTGGACCTCATGCTCAATTATACGGGTATCATGAATCGCGAACGCTTTGCCAAAAATTCCACCACCGGCATCTACAATGGTAATGAGGGCGCGGTAAAAGCCTATAACCTCTTCAACTTCGCTGCCAGCTATAAGGTCAATAAAAATACCCGGCTCAGCGTGGGTATCGAAAACCTGTTCAATGAAGATTATTTCCCGGCCAGGGCCAAATGGTTCATGCAACCCGGCTTTTACTCAAAGGGCAGGGGTACAGCTTTTGCTGTGGGGGTATCGGTGCGGTATTAG
- a CDS encoding phosphodiester glycosidase family protein: MKKTFLLGSILMIVCAPFSFAQLNWQPVDTGFGNLPSSVKLYKTTDSLNGRPFIAYCIVASLKNRKLEFATQVGKGKRYTPAQFYEQEGKPLVVMNATFFSFATNQNLNVVINNDSMLAYNVPALQQKGTDSFYYPTRSAIGITKSRRADVAWLFTDTAQRWPYAFQERPILAKGKTSDPNLADLNTLDHWKWWKMHTAIGGGPVLLKDGLINVTNEQEQMFVKGEKDLHPRTAMGYRKRELIILVIQGRFPGVAEGATLAEEAKIFQDLGCVEALNLDGGGSSCVLVNGKETIQPSDKGGQRPVPGVFIIRQKKR, translated from the coding sequence TTGAAAAAGACATTTTTGCTGGGGAGCATACTCATGATTGTGTGTGCTCCTTTTTCTTTTGCCCAACTGAACTGGCAACCGGTAGATACAGGATTTGGCAATTTGCCTTCCTCTGTGAAACTGTATAAAACAACAGATTCCCTCAACGGGCGTCCCTTTATTGCTTACTGTATTGTGGCCAGCCTGAAAAACCGCAAGCTGGAATTTGCCACGCAGGTAGGAAAGGGCAAGCGGTACACGCCGGCGCAATTCTATGAGCAGGAGGGCAAGCCGCTGGTGGTGATGAATGCTACTTTTTTCTCTTTTGCCACCAATCAGAACCTGAATGTGGTGATCAACAACGACAGCATGCTGGCTTATAATGTGCCTGCCCTGCAGCAAAAGGGTACGGATTCCTTTTATTACCCCACCCGTAGCGCTATAGGTATTACCAAAAGCCGGCGGGCCGATGTGGCCTGGCTGTTTACCGATACGGCGCAACGCTGGCCTTATGCCTTCCAGGAACGTCCCATACTGGCCAAAGGAAAGACCAGCGATCCCAATCTGGCCGACCTGAATACATTGGACCACTGGAAATGGTGGAAAATGCATACGGCTATCGGCGGCGGACCAGTATTGCTGAAGGATGGCCTGATCAACGTTACCAATGAGCAAGAGCAGATGTTTGTGAAAGGAGAGAAGGACCTGCATCCCCGTACGGCGATGGGTTACCGTAAACGGGAACTGATCATCCTGGTGATACAGGGGCGTTTTCCGGGTGTAGCAGAAGGAGCTACCCTGGCAGAGGAAGCCAAAATATTCCAGGACCTGGGATGCGTGGAAGCCCTGAACCTCGATGGCGGCGGCAGCAGTTGTGTATTGGTAAACGGAAAGGAAACGATACAACCATCCGATAAAGGCGGACAAAGACCCGTGCCGGGTGTGTTTATTATCCGGCAGAAGAAAAGGTAG
- the lipA gene encoding lipoyl synthase translates to MQELPIINTVPETAKVKKPNWLRVKLPTGENYKHVRGLVDTHKLHTICESGNCPNMGECWGEGTATFMILGNVCTRSCGFCAVATGRPEAVDWDEPQRVAEAIYLMQVKHAVVTSVDRDELKDGGSIIWYNTIKAIKALNPETTLETLVPDFKGQQENIQRIVEAAPEVVSHNIETVERLTRQVRIQAKYRRSMDVLKVLKEGGMRTKSGIMLGLGETKEEVLQTMKDLRNSGVDVVTIGQYLQPTRKHLPVIRFVHPDEFAEYREAGYEMGFDYVESGPLVRSSYHSDKHVIPGYGISTWKLQKAMV, encoded by the coding sequence ATGCAGGAATTACCGATTATCAATACTGTACCCGAAACGGCTAAAGTCAAGAAACCCAACTGGCTACGGGTTAAGCTGCCTACCGGCGAGAATTACAAGCATGTCCGCGGCCTGGTAGATACCCACAAACTACACACCATTTGCGAAAGCGGTAACTGTCCCAATATGGGAGAGTGCTGGGGAGAAGGTACGGCTACCTTTATGATCCTGGGCAATGTATGTACCCGGAGTTGCGGCTTTTGCGCCGTGGCCACCGGCAGGCCGGAGGCGGTAGACTGGGATGAACCCCAGCGGGTGGCGGAAGCCATTTACCTGATGCAGGTAAAGCATGCGGTAGTGACCTCTGTTGACCGTGACGAGCTGAAGGATGGCGGCAGCATTATCTGGTACAATACCATTAAAGCTATTAAGGCCCTGAACCCGGAGACTACGCTGGAAACACTGGTACCCGACTTCAAGGGTCAGCAGGAGAATATACAACGGATTGTTGAAGCGGCGCCCGAAGTGGTATCGCACAATATTGAAACGGTAGAACGCCTTACCCGGCAGGTGCGCATACAGGCCAAATACCGCCGTAGCATGGATGTGCTGAAAGTGCTGAAAGAAGGCGGCATGCGTACCAAAAGCGGTATCATGCTGGGACTGGGTGAAACGAAAGAAGAAGTGCTGCAAACCATGAAAGACCTGCGCAACAGCGGGGTGGATGTAGTCACGATCGGACAATACCTGCAGCCTACCCGCAAGCATTTACCGGTGATCAGGTTTGTACACCCGGATGAATTTGCCGAATACCGTGAAGCTGGCTATGAAATGGGCTTTGATTATGTGGAAAGCGGTCCGCTGGTACGTTCTTCCTACCACAGTGATAAGCATGTTATTCCCGGTTATGGTATCTCTACCTGGAAACTGCAGAAAGCAATGGTTTAA
- a CDS encoding OsmC family protein, with protein sequence MTSTVVYEGNLRTVCLHLKSGTEIQTDAPTDNQGKGERFSPTDLVATALGSCMLTIMGQKARDMEVNLTDTKIEVEKIMAADPRRIAGINLTFSFPETLQVDEKQKIILERAAHTCPVIYSIHPDIKVNVTFQWNPAVINLKV encoded by the coding sequence ATGACTTCTACTGTTGTTTACGAAGGAAACCTTAGAACGGTTTGTTTACATCTGAAATCAGGCACTGAAATACAAACAGATGCCCCCACCGACAACCAGGGTAAGGGCGAACGCTTCTCCCCAACCGATCTGGTGGCCACAGCGCTGGGCTCCTGTATGCTCACCATTATGGGCCAGAAAGCCCGGGATATGGAAGTAAACCTGACGGATACGAAGATTGAAGTAGAAAAGATCATGGCCGCCGACCCGCGCCGCATCGCAGGCATTAATTTAACATTTTCTTTTCCGGAGACCCTGCAGGTGGATGAGAAGCAAAAGATCATACTGGAGCGCGCCGCCCATACCTGCCCGGTAATTTATAGCATACATCCGGACATCAAAGTGAATGTGACCTTTCAGTGGAATCCGGCCGTGATTAATTTGAAAGTGTAA
- a CDS encoding DUF2851 family protein — MTERLLQFIWQFQYFNRQHLQFTTGEDFEIVHPGTLNTNQGPDFLAAKIRIGHAVLVGPVELHVKTSEWYKHAHQLDPRYNPVILHVVWEDDLDSSNNNTIPVLTLKERVPKLLLQQYEDWMNSRMFIPCEQQITQTAAITWVSWNERLLVERLQRKSKVVFECLAENNQHWDETCWWLLARNFGMKVNAEVFEAMARSISLSVLGKHRNQLVQLEAMLMGQAGLLQKDYEDYYARRLKETYQFYQVAYKLHQRPEAALFLRMRPASFPTIRLAQLAMLVHSSGHLFSKIKETISVKDVKKLLDVQASAYWDHHYTFDKVSPARPKRTGDSMIRNLLINTIIPLLFAYGHQRQEQEYKDRALQWLQELEAEENTITRGFQQWGITNQNAFESQALIELKNMYCDHKRCLDCAVGNALLKKNMVI, encoded by the coding sequence ATGACCGAACGCCTGCTCCAGTTTATCTGGCAATTCCAGTATTTTAATCGCCAGCACTTACAGTTTACTACAGGGGAGGACTTTGAAATCGTTCATCCAGGCACTTTAAATACCAACCAGGGCCCCGACTTTTTAGCCGCCAAAATAAGAATAGGCCATGCTGTACTGGTAGGCCCGGTAGAGCTGCACGTCAAAACTTCTGAATGGTATAAACACGCCCATCAACTGGATCCCCGGTATAATCCGGTGATCTTACATGTAGTGTGGGAAGATGACCTGGATAGTTCCAACAATAATACGATCCCTGTGCTTACTTTAAAGGAAAGGGTGCCTAAGTTACTGTTACAGCAATACGAAGACTGGATGAACAGCCGCATGTTCATTCCCTGTGAGCAACAGATCACGCAAACGGCCGCCATTACCTGGGTATCCTGGAATGAACGCCTGCTGGTAGAACGGTTACAACGTAAATCGAAAGTGGTATTTGAATGCCTGGCCGAAAATAACCAGCACTGGGACGAAACCTGCTGGTGGCTGCTGGCCAGGAACTTTGGTATGAAGGTGAATGCGGAAGTCTTTGAAGCCATGGCCCGGAGCATCTCCCTCTCTGTACTGGGCAAGCACAGGAACCAACTGGTACAATTGGAAGCTATGCTGATGGGGCAGGCGGGTTTGCTGCAAAAGGATTATGAAGATTATTATGCCCGGCGGTTAAAAGAAACTTATCAGTTCTACCAGGTAGCATACAAGCTCCACCAACGACCAGAAGCCGCTCTCTTCCTTCGCATGAGGCCGGCGTCTTTTCCCACTATCAGGCTGGCGCAGTTGGCGATGCTGGTTCATAGTTCAGGTCATTTGTTCTCAAAAATTAAGGAAACCATTTCAGTAAAAGATGTTAAAAAGCTGCTGGATGTACAGGCCAGCGCTTACTGGGACCACCATTATACTTTCGATAAGGTATCGCCGGCCAGGCCCAAGCGAACAGGGGACAGTATGATCAGGAATCTGCTCATCAATACGATTATTCCCCTGCTATTTGCCTATGGCCATCAGCGTCAGGAGCAGGAATATAAGGACCGGGCATTGCAATGGCTGCAGGAACTGGAGGCCGAAGAAAACACCATTACACGCGGATTTCAGCAGTGGGGTATTACCAATCAGAATGCTTTCGAATCGCAGGCACTCATTGAATTAAAAAATATGTATTGCGACCATAAGCGCTGCCTGGACTGTGCGGTGGGAAATGCGCTGTTGAAGAAGAATATGGTAATATGA
- a CDS encoding Maf family nucleotide pyrophosphatase, with translation MAVQRVVLASQSPRRKQLLEWAEVPFDIIVRSTDESYPPGLATPLIPVHIARQKALAVQDCEEYKRYNAGTTIVAADTVVVLEDVILGKPKDREDAIDILSMLSDRKHLVITGVVILHAGEEIAFSDTTEVWFHPITTAEIAFYVDKYQPFDKAGAYAIQEWIGVTGIKRINGDFYNVMGLPVSRVVQYLQALG, from the coding sequence ATGGCTGTTCAACGGGTAGTATTGGCCTCTCAATCGCCACGGCGCAAGCAATTGCTGGAATGGGCCGAAGTTCCATTTGATATTATTGTACGTTCTACTGATGAAAGTTATCCGCCGGGACTTGCTACCCCGCTTATACCGGTACATATCGCCCGCCAGAAGGCATTGGCTGTCCAGGACTGTGAGGAGTACAAACGTTACAATGCCGGTACCACTATCGTAGCCGCAGATACCGTGGTGGTGCTGGAGGATGTGATTCTCGGCAAGCCGAAAGACCGGGAAGATGCCATTGACATCCTGAGCATGCTATCGGATAGAAAACACCTTGTTATTACCGGCGTGGTGATCTTGCATGCGGGCGAGGAAATTGCTTTTTCCGATACGACAGAAGTATGGTTTCATCCCATTACCACCGCTGAAATTGCTTTTTACGTAGATAAATACCAACCCTTCGACAAAGCAGGCGCCTACGCCATTCAGGAGTGGATAGGCGTAACGGGCATTAAACGTATTAATGGCGACTTCTATAATGTCATGGGACTGCCCGTGAGCAGGGTAGTGCAGTACCTGCAGGCATTGGGCTAA